The Nycticebus coucang isolate mNycCou1 chromosome 8, mNycCou1.pri, whole genome shotgun sequence genome has a window encoding:
- the LOC128592189 gene encoding uncharacterized protein LOC128592189, with translation MSSARLTHYQSLLLNPPRIQFLPSAVLNPATLLPNSNAEVPLHHCQDVLVQVHSLRQDMMNQLLPDAEETWFTDGSSFMKNGHRYAGVAVVSEMETLWAKPLPSGTSAPWKTSLPLPRPWFWGKVRELISILTANRRLPQPMYMEQSTKREGLLTAEGKTVKNKQEILDLLATIWLPKKLAIIHCPGHQKPITPVARGNHRADEVVKSAALSVTQALTLSLPDLAQPVLPEKPEYTPEDLAWLRTIPQAHSLPRYNGWWVHC, from the coding sequence ATGAGTAGCGCACGGCTGACTCATTATCAAAGTCTACTACTGAATCCACCGAGGATTCAATTCCTACCCAGTGCAGTCCTGAATCCTGCCACTCTCTTACCCAACTCAAATGCAGAGGTGCCACTCCATCATTGCCAGGATGTACTAGTACAAGTCCACAGTCTTCGCCAAGATATGATGAATCAGCTGCTGCCTGATGCTGAAGAAACGTGGTTCACGGATGGCAGTAGCTTCATGAAGAATGGGCACAGGTATGCAGGAGTGGCAGTGGTCTCTGAAATGGAGACATTATGGGCCAAGCCCCTCCCGAGTGGCACCTCCGCCCCATGGAAGACCTCATTGCCCTTACCAAGGCCCTGGTTCTGGGGAAAGGTAAGAGAATTAATATCTATACTGACAGCCAATAGGCGTTTGCCACAGCCCATGTACATGGAGCAATCTACCAAGAGAGAGGGGCTATTAACCGCAGAAGGAAAAACAgtcaaaaataaacaagagaTACTAGACCTCCTAGCCACTATCTGGCTGCCGAAAAAGTTAGCCATCATTCACTGCCCAGGGCACCAAAAGCCAATCACTCCGGTGGCCAGAGGTAATCATCGAGCAGACGAGGTTGTCAAGAGTGCAGCCCTTAGTGTAACCCAGGCCCTAACCCTCAGTCTACCAGACCTGGCACAGCCAGTCTTGCCAGAAAAGCCTGAGTATACCCCAGAAGACCTAGCATGGCTCCGTACTATCCCCCAAGCACACAGCCTTCCACGATACAATGGCTGGTGGGTGCACTGCTGA